In a single window of the Trichoderma breve strain T069 chromosome 6, whole genome shotgun sequence genome:
- a CDS encoding signal peptidase subunit domain-containing protein, giving the protein MHSSFTRLQNVFGFFTTVAFVLGAFIAATDLGSTRSPSGVIKTDNIQVVKGRPHYYSSKKEEYAIIRFSLEADLSSLFTWNTKQLFVYVTADWTGPGNTNNSAVIWDSIITNPSADHLQNIGPVAMKKLKRSAEGKSIAPERGILKLKNQKPKYQITHPSGKIAETADVTLKLHYNVQPWVGLLTWNMDKSFGAWNAMKGGISDRFTLPALKTKDSKDKNNTKNKTKGKKP; this is encoded by the exons ATGCACAGCTCCTTCACCCGTCTCCAGaatgtctttggcttcttcacAACAGTTGCCTTCGTCCTGGGCGCATTCATCGCCGCCACAGATCTAGGCTCTACTCGCTCTCCCAGCGGTGTCATTAAGACGGACAACATTCAAGT TGTCAAGGGCCGACCCCATTACTACTCTTCGAAAAAGGAAGAGTATGCCATCATCCGCTTCTCTCTAGAGGCTgacctctcctccctcttcacaTGGAACACGAAGCAGCTTTTTGTATACGTAACGGCAGACTGGACCGGCCccggcaacaccaacaactCCGCCGTCATCTGGGatagcatcatcaccaaccccAGTGCCGACCACTTACAGAACATTGGCCCCGTGGCcatgaagaagctcaagagaAGTGCCGAAGGCAAGAGCATTGCGCCTGAGCG AGGAATACTCAAGCTCAAGAACCAGAAGCCCAAGTACCAAATCACCCACCCTAGCGGCAAGATCGCAGAGACTGCCGACGTGACCCTGAAGCTACATTACAACGTCCAGCCCTGGGTCGGGCTTTTGACGTGGAATATGGACAAGTCGTTCGGTGCTTGGAATGCCATGAAGGGCGGGATCAGTGATCGGTTCACGCTCCCTGCTCTCAAGACTAAGGATagcaaggacaagaacaacacaaagaacaagaccaagggcaagaagcctTGA